The following DNA comes from Haemorhous mexicanus isolate bHaeMex1 chromosome 19, bHaeMex1.pri, whole genome shotgun sequence.
TAGACATCCTGCTGGGAGTTTCTGCACCTCCAAAGGGGAAGGAGTGCTCTTGGCTCCTCCTCCAGAACACAGAGAGTTAATGGATCTGCTGGGGGATCCCATGGATGCCCCACCAGCCATTAAGGTGATGCTAGGAGTAAGAATAGGGCCAGTTTTTCCCATTAATAAGGAGTGATGAAAAAGCAGAAGTAATGTTTGCAACctccacaataaaaaaaattcaaagcccctccctgcccccccccccccaaaaaaaaaaacaacaaaaaaaaccaaaccaaaatgaagGTTCTAAATGTCCCAGGGGAAAACATGACTTGAATTGCAGGTTAGTGCTTTGTGGCCTGAGGATGGGACCCCAAAGGCAGGTAGGAACCACCTGGCTGGAATAGCTGGAACAcagccagctcccagggaatgcCCCTATGTAGAAGCAGGGGGAGGCCAACTGCAGGCAGCTGGAACGTGTCCCTGAGCTCTTGAGAGTCCTGgagtgccaccagctccagggACTACCAGGCGCAGAGGCACAGGATCATCAGGCAGGACATTTTTGGCACGTGCTTGACCAGGATGGGGGCTCAGACCCACTCAGAGGTTTAGCCAGGGatgctcagctctctgctgggaagggacacaTGGGGACATCTAACACACATTTTGTCAAAGAACCACCCCCAGGCAAATGTTTGGGGGCTCATGGTGCTGCAGTTGGGGATGGGGAGGTACACTCCCCATGACCCCACAGAAATCACTGTTCATCCCTGGAGCCACTCACTCATCCTTGGAGACACCCACACTGCCTGGTCCCACAGGGAGGGAGTGATGCTGGAGGGTTGCAAACAGCCCTGGCCGATGCTGCAGTCAAGGAAAACTTCAAAACTTCACCCGGGCTGGtctggcactgcagcctggaATGCAtctggctttttctttctcttttttttttttttccccttttcctctttaTATGTAACAAatgcagaagaggaggagacaGCGAGGAAGTATTTGCTCGAACCCAGCACAGTCACAGGACCACGTCTGGCTGCCAGACCGCCTCATCCTGGGGCCGGGCGGGAGCTGCCAGCGGCGCCTCGGCTCGACCAGCTCCGGGGCCgcagccccgcccggccccgccgggagcACCGTGTCCCCCTTGTCGTGGCGGACAGTGAAAAGTTGGAAAGGAGGCAGAAAAGAACCACAAAAATGATTCAAGGCCTGGAAAAAATGCCTTGCAGCTGGAGCTCAAAATAGCTCCatctctgcagcctgtggaagCAGCCACAAGATGCTGCAATGGAAGCGGCACAAACACCCCCCGCAGGGACCCTAGGGCTCAAGGGGGGGCTCTGCTCACGCCGAGCATGCAAGGGGTTAATGCATGGGATTAATGGCAAAGCGGCACCAACCACCAAATCACCTCCCTGAAGACTGGGCAGGTTGGAGTCAAAGTCCTCCACAAAAAGCTTCAGGCAGTGCCCCCCAAAAAGCtttgccagctgtgctgggatacTCAAGCAAAGGTGGAGAAGGGCCCATGGTGCTCTTGCCCTCCCATGGCATGGCCTCACTGTTGCACCTGGGGTTGCTTTCACCAGTCCACCCTTTAGAAATTCAGTTTGGTGGCTTTTAGAATGAAACCATCACAGGTTTGCAAGAGGAAACCCTTCTACCTGGGAAACCTGCCTCCaacagctcagcctggccacCAAAATGGGCATCACCTGAAATGTGCCAAAAAATATCCTTTGTGATGAGCTGATGGTGGGGAGCTGGGAGTTATTGGGACACGGTGGCAGGAGAGAAAAACTTCTGCCATGAATTGGAGGAGGTGAGCGGCACCACAAGCGCCCCCAGCTGGGAGCCAGCCCACCGCCTCCCTGGATTTGGGTTATCTGTTCCCTGATGGCTAAtctctccttccctgtgcctgctgatGGCCTCCCACCCCCTGCTCAGCACCCATCTCATTTATCAGCAGCTTTGACAACAAATAAACTTGGTCCTGTGGCAAGGAGAGGTAGCCAGGATATGACACTGGAATCACAATGGAAAACCATTGCTCCCAGTGGGGTACACAGActggtcccagcacagccagcccacaGAGGGTCACTCCAGGTCACCAATGCTCATCAGGGTGTGGGACTAAAAGGTGTTTCATGGCCTCAGCTCCTTCACAAAGGGcttgctccctgtgccccctgaCCACTGGAAAAGGATAACTGAGAGATGTGTTTAAAAGCTTGCTCCCGACCCACATGGAAATGGCACTGCAAACATCCACTTTGCAAAtactttctttccttcaaaGCACTAcaaatgctgggaaaaaaaacaatgaaaaactgCCTCTGAGCTGTGGCCAGGGCTTGAGACCTCAGCTGATGTGGAGGAAAAGGAGTGGGCTGcgtgcagagctggagctgtcacCTGCAGGGACAAGTCCTCCATGCCAGGCTTGCCCCTGGCCCACAGCCACATCCTGCTCATGCTGAGCATCACTGGGATCTCAGCTAATGATTCCAGTCTTTTCACAAAGgtagaatatttttcttgtggATCAGTATCTTACACTGCTCCTGGAAGTCACTTTGCCAATGGCTACAGAGAGGTCTCTGAGGCAGGAGGGGTGGCTCCTCAATCAgaccagcacagcctgccctgaaCAATGAGGAACAGGCTCACATCCCTGGAAGCAGGAACAAGACtctggggctcacctgggagctgctgcataTGGTTCCATGTAAGATCACCCAGCTCAACCCAGTGGATGGAGCTGCAAAGGAGCCCTACGGACACCCAGCATACTCCTGGTGCTCAGAGAGCCACTGGcaccctccccatgcccagtgctcctccatccctgccctgctgctccttccaagCATCACCCCAGTGCTCATCCTCCTCTATGCCACCCAGCTGGCACACAGTGTTCCTGGGATAACTGGGTCCCAGACACTGGCACTCCCCAGCTGACActagctgcagctccctgacaCCAGCCTCAGGGTGcagacagagagacagacagacagacagacagacagacatccccagagcaggcaggaataGGATCATGGGCATAAATAGAAACTCTTCaggcagagaaataaaatcaaagaccaaaggaaaagagagtgTTAGCaagtgagcagggcagggtcaAAGCAGTGTCCAGGCTGTCACCACTGGCACCTTTGGTCATACCAATGGGAAACCAGTTATAAAAGAACTTCAAATTTAAGGACAAGTTGAATTTAGaacacaaaaccccaaagagcCCCAAATATGCCCTTTTCTTCTGCCCTAAATTATTCCTTGAATTTCTACTTGGGAGCCAGGTCGCAAGAAGTCACACAATCCTGAGCCCTCTGAAACCTGTGGTGGCATCCCCACAGGATGTCTGGAGGGGCTATGCAGAGGTAAGGGTCTAACAAGCTCCAACAGCCTTGGGTGGAGGACATTGCCAAAGCCACCTCCAGTCCCACTGCCCCTGGCCCCTGGATCTGCAGCACCAGGGCCTTGGGGCACCTGGGGTGGGTTTGGATGGTAACACATGGAGGGTCCTCCATGTCCATTGTACACAGCAATGATGGGGGTGGGTGCCGAGTCAGTGAGTCGAGAGGGAAGAAGGGTTTGCAGAAGGGTGAGGGATAGAAAGTGATGCAAACCTCATCTGAGCTTCCTAGGGACTGTCTCTGccccaccatccccagcccctaggctgcctgcaggccccagtgctgccagaggATGGACACAACCAACACTGTCTCACTCAACAGCCAGTGCCTCTTTCATAGGCCATGGCACCCATGGGTGGCACAGTGAGTGAGTCTGAGCCCTGTAGTGCTGGTGCAGCACCTCCCCCACCTTCATCCTGTGGGGATGAGGGGGTCCTTCTGCATGGGGGAGAAGCCAGACACCTCCCCCCCAGCACGTGGGGCAGCATACAAGGAACAAGGTGGGGACACTGCTCAAgttccctctgccaccccaaGACGCAGTGGCAGTTTTGCTGTGCAGATCACGTCCCCGAGAAGGGACGGCTCTCTGCTGCCAAGGAGCAGCACCGGTGGGAGCTGTGGCCGCTCTGGCCCGTGAAATGCCTCTTTAGGAAACTCCGGCTGTAATTTGAGGAGGGGGCACTAGCGCCCTGTGGCCCTGCTGAATGGAGCCATTATGCGGCCACTCTCGCATGAAGCACATGTTTTCCTTGTGGACTCGTCTGACCTCACAGGCGAGATGTAAAGGTGCTTTTATGGCCTGGGCCCCCCATCAAGCACAGGGGATCCAGCTCTCCCAGGTGGGAGGCAGTGGCTGTGGGCTCTCTCCCCTCTTGCTGGGGCCAGCCTGGCCCGGGCGCCTGGGCAGACCGAGCATGAGCACTGCAGAGAGCTCGGCTGAGGTGATACTCTGCAAAGGGACCTGTGGGACACGGAGACCACTGGGAGCCGGGACAAGTCAGGGCCATCTCTTGAGACCCtgcccccagccaggcaggcagaaTATGACCCCCAGGACAGCTAGACAGTGCCAGCACCCACTTTCTGAAGCTAAACACGAGAGTCTTGAGGCTGCCAATTCCACAATCTCCAGCAGCCTGGAACAGCTTCACCATTATACCCAGACCATCGTGTATCCCACCAGCCCAGGGTCAGCAGTGCAACCCGATCCCCGGAGACACCTGGGACCGGCTCCCCAGCGCAGATCgtgccccagggatgcaggattGCCCTCCGTCCCTCTTACGACTCCATCCCCAGAGAcacccaaacccagctccctaCAACAGAACCGGCACCGGGCATCCAGGACTGGCTCCGGAGGCATCCAGGACCAGGTCCCCGCAGGTCCCGGGGAATTAGAACCAGCCCCCAAGTCCCTGGCCCCGCTCGGGCTCAGCTCCTCACGCTCTACCCGCCGCCGGCTCCCCCCGCCTCAGCCGCGCACAGGACGGACTTTGTCTTGGAAGGCGCCCAGCGCGGCGGCTGCCCGGGATGGGGGATGGACCGGCGagcccgtcccgtcccgtcccgtggccccggccccggccccggcaggCGCTGGGGGTCCCGTCCCGCCCCGCACACCTGCCCGCCCCCGCTCCTACCCGGCGGCCCTGCAGACGTTCCTGCCGCGGGGGCTCAGCTCCTGGGCGGCTCCGCGGCTCAGCAccgacagcagcagcagcggcagcagcgcggccccggcccgggcgcggcggggcggccgcAGCCCACGGAACGCCATCAGCAGCGGAGCTACGGGGCCCAGCCGGACCCGGCACGGCCCAGCCAGGGCCGGGCGCTGACCCCCCGCCCGGCTccgccgctcccgctccccgcccgccccggtCCCCGCCGGTCCCCGCTGCCGCTCGGCGGGCGGAAGCCGCGCTGCGATCCCTTCGCCACCGCCTCCCCCGCGCCCCTCTCTGCGGCGGCGGGAGGGGCTCCGCCGCCAGCCAGGAAATTCCGCATTGGTTCCCCTGACGGCGGGCCAGGCTCcgggggccgccgccgccgccgccccggcctCGGGCAGCGCCGCCCCGACGGCCCCGAGAGGCTCCAGCGGGTGGGCAGCGCCGCTGAAATGGGGAGGGTCTCCGAGGGGGAATGGGAGGATGCGGAGTGCTGGCTTCCAGCGCAGCTCGGGGGTCCTGCAGCTCCCGAGAGTCCTGGGAGTCCTGGGAGTCCAGTGGCTCGGGGTGTGGATGGCCCGCGATCCGGTAGCCCCGGCGACTGGCTGTCACGGCGGTTTGGAagccccagagccccgggaGTCCCCAGCAGTCTGAGGGTCCCCGGGGTCTGGGTCTTccgggagccagcagctccaggggttCGACAGCCATGGGTGTCCCAGAGCTCGGATTTTGACTGTCCCGGGGGTCTGGCAGTCCCAGGCTCTGGCTGTATCCGGCAGCCCGAGATGCACAACAGCTCTGAGATCTGTCTGACCTGTGGTTCCAGTAGCTCTAGAGGTCCAACAGTCCTGGGTGCCCAAAGACCCCAGGGTCAGTCTGTCCTGGCAGTCTGGCAGCCTTCAGGAGCCCGAAAGCCCCAGTATCCTCCTGATCCAGggatccagcagctccagatgcTGGACACAGCGCCTGGATCAGGCTTTCCCAAAGGTCTGGTAGCCCCAGGTGTGtgacagccccagtgtccagctgtCCTGCACATCCAGGAGGTGCCAGATGCCAGTGATCTGGCATCTCCGTGTGTCTGGCAGCCCGGACCAGTCTGTTGGGAGCCATGCAGGACCTGTGGGAGTTAAATGGTGCCTGCAGCAGTGGAGCCAAGGACCCTGTACAGTGACAAAAAGGCTTCAGAGCAGACAATGGTTAACCCACTGTAAGGACACAGCTAGGAATCGGGTGGACACCCTGTGCACCTGCATGTATCCCACACTTCTAGCAGGGTGGGGCAGTCAATAAGCCTCCTCAGCCTGacagtgcagcagcactgaatgGGCCAGGGCTTCCTTGGCCACCATCCTGTGCCAGCTGGATTTTCAGCTTAATGGTCACTTGTGAGAGATGCCTCAAGGTTCTTTGAGCTCCCAGGACACCTGATAACAGTATGGGGGAAATGTGGATGGGGACATTCTGGACATCTCCCTTAAGGTAGTGCAAATGCAGCTGGACAGCTGCATATGTCTCCTGAATGCTGATGGcttgcagagctggggagggtgTACAGACAGTGCATCTCCCACCAAGCTGCCACTGAGCACCACACACCTCTGGGGATCTCCTGTGGATGGGGAGCCTCCATCCCTGTGGGCATGAGCTGGGCAGCATCCTTCTGGAGAGGATCAGGGAGTTCTGAGCACCTTGGGATCTTTGCACcaagcagaaggcaaaggcatttGGTGGGTTTTCTCCATCTTCAGTATTGGCAATACTGATGCATGTGAAGGCTTCTCTCCTGCTCAGATAGGTGACCCCCAATAAAAAGTCTCTGGTGGTCTTACCATTGGGAATGTGACCATAGAGTAGCAGCCCTTCTCCCCCCTCCTATTTTCCTGGCACATTCCACGTGTTTGGCAGTAGCACCAGGGAGTAGCATCCCATGCCCATTTCCCCCTGCTtccacatccctgtcccccctgccccatcctgctCAGAGGTGCAGGAATGAGATGACCATAGAGGCACAAATTGCTTCCTTGGGATGACTCAGCCTCAGGCTGAGCTCGGCATCCCTTTCTGCTGAGGAaagagggatggggagggtcAGCTTCAAAGTTAGGCAGAAATCTGGGTTTGGTGGTGGCGCCTCCCCTGGCAGTTGTGCCCACCTTTAGCTGTAGCCTCACTCAGGCTGTTTCCCCAGCTTCATCCCCCTgcactgtgctgagcagcccttgtgctctgctgtcccaGTCGCAATGAGTCAGGGCAAGATCACACTGCCTTACCTTCACTGTGCTGTTGCTTTGTGTGAGGATATATCAGCTTTTGTAAGTTTTTTTGGCTTCTATAAACTTAACTTCTCTTTCTCTTGGCCAGTGGGCAATGCAGCTCGACTGCTCTGTTTCTACCCATATaacccagggcagggcagggactgggctgcaggcagggagataaGCTGTTCCTTCAGAAGATGCTGCCAACTGGCATAGGAGGCTGGAGAAACTGAGGATGCTGTGGGGAAGAGGCGAGGGGAGGTTTcacagtgctctgggctggctggtgctgccagggcctgggcactgcacatcccacaggcagcaaccacccctccctcctctcccactgGTCCTGGCCAGGCTGTTGTCTATGCAGAGCTTGGCCCATGCTTTCCATCACACCATTATTTGCAGTTCCCATTTCAGACCCTGACAGGTGCCCGTCTCCTGtctttctgtgttttggaaaacaccccagaagaaaaaaccccagcactATAATATTTCTGAACACAAACCTAAGTAAAAAGATGCTGTTTTGTCAATGGTTCAAAAATCCCCATGGCTGCTTGGGTGGGCAGGACTGCACAGTGGGGCATGGTGGGCCCTACAATATGAGGTACTTGTCACCATCCTCACTGTGCCCAGGCTGTCAGGATGCTTTATGTAAAAGGATATGGCTCTTTCCCCTTCCAActcctcactgctgcagcagcacagggtccTACACACACACTGCCTTTCcatgcctcctcttcctccaggatgagcagaaaacagcagcagcaaaagctaAAACTGAGCAGGGTGGAGAATGCCTGGGATATGGGAGTGTTAGTTGGGTCAGTGCacccagaaataaaagctgcagTTGCTATTTTCTGACTGAGCATGGATACAGCTGTGACAGGGGACAGTTAGGTGGGATATCAGGGAagggttcttcccccagagggtgctgggcactgcccagcctccccagggaatgggcacggccaggagcctttggacagctctgccagggatgcccagggtgggattgttgggggtcTGGGCAGAGACAGGAGTTGAGCTTGCTGGATCCCTGGgtctggcagggccaggagctggatcctagtgggtcccttccagctgaggACATTCTGCGAAAAGTTGTGGGGAaccagggatttgggggtttcaaGGGCATTCTGTGCCTTGGGTGTTCAGGAGACAGCACCTGCAGCCTTACACAGCCCCTGCAAACAGGCACACACAAcaccactgccccaggctgcggAGCTGTCCTGTCCTAGgaagagggctggggaggggattATCTGCAAAAAAGAGGGCCAAGAGGGGCTTCTCCTGGCCTCCTACACAGATGTCTGTGGGTCTTTGCAGAAGCTCACAGTGCTcctgcatcagccagccctgggtgcaACTGCAGCAtcagagctcagcccctgacAGCCCAAGGCACTCTGTGCCTCTGTCACAGCATCCTGCCTGCATGGGCTggaaggcagcccagggccTGGAACATCTCCCATCTTCCTTTAAATTCCAGGAGCCCAGCTGCTACCTGCACCAGTGCTGTTCTGGTCCCATGCTCCAGGCaaagctccctgctcccctccatgTTTACTTTTTTAAGGCAGAAGAGTGTCAGCTAGAGAAAAGGCAGGAGATGAACAGCTCTGGAAAGCTGAAACATCACCCCTTCGGTGTGGGTGGCTCACCAAGTAAAGGGGCTGACCCCGGAAAAAAGGAGacactgccacagctccaggcagggaatCCCAGAGATGCCTGTggtcctgcagagcccaggaaaAAGTGTCCCTAATTTGAGGCATGAAAGCCTACAGGGTGCATGTACCCCAAAAGCAGGTCTCTCCCATGCTGCCACCCCCTCTTCTGCAGGTATGTGTAAGGcccagggctcccagctccccccaaacccatcacaggaagttccacagctcctccagtccctgtcccaggaAGTTTGGCCTCACTCCtttccccaggctctggctcaGGCAAAAGCATGCAGCATTATGAGACcacagcagtgcctgggcacaTGTGGCTGCccaagaacagagagagagacgGGAGCAGGAACAGTTGTGATTTAATAATTTCCATTCTCTACAAATCCAGTGTACAGCAGAGACGAGCTGTGgtccagctcctggtgctcccacTGCCATGGTCCATCGTTAGAaccagggactgcaggcaggAATGGTACAGGGATGGGGCCAGCCCACTCCCCTCACCCCTCCTGCTCCATTGGACATGTGCCTGAGGATGGACAACCCCAGGCAGCTTATCccagtgggctgggggagagacTAGACCTGCCCAGCTCTGGTCAGTGCAAAGCCAGTGAGCAGGCAGGTAGCTGTCTGGGACAGGCAACAGGGGCTGATCCTGCCCCTTCAAAGGTCTGGTGGAGGCTAAGCTCCAAccctggcagaggctggaggagcttCTGGCTGAGGCCAGCTTGTCCCCAAGTCACCTGGCCCACCTGGACCTCTGCCCCTGGGCACAAGGCAAGTGAATAAATGACCCTGTGCAATCCTGCCAGGGAAAGAACACCGGGACAGTGTTCGTcaaggcacagggcaggctggcaggagagccccagcatctccccagggatggcagagggACATCCCTGGAGCAGTGCCAGAGGGGGCGATCTCAGAGGACACTGAAGGTGTGAGTGGTTCAACAGCAACAAGGACGCTTCTCTCCTGGGcaaagggggctgggggagttGCAGCAGAACTAGGATGGGGAATGGTGACAGTGGTTCAGGACGAAGGTACAGAAGCTCCAGGGAGGGTCAGGGGCTGAAGAGGTTTCCTGTGAGGAGACGCCTCTTGACCTCTTTCCAGAGCAGGTCCCGCTCACGTTTGGCCCGCTGCATGAAGCCCCGGTTCTCCTGGGCCCGGCGGGACAGGTAGGGCAGCACCTCCTTCAACGGCCCGTAGGGCACGTACTTGTACACCGGGAAACCAGCCTGGCCTGAGGGAGAGAGGCTGCGGCTCAGGTAATTgccaagagagaaaaaaaatgtgcaaaaaagaataaaaaaaggtaaaaaagggaggaaaaaagtgaaaaaacgagaaaagggaaaagagaaggaagacaCTTGACATGGGGAAAAAGGGAGcaagggggaaaagagggggggaagaggaggaaggggcaggaagggggagaaaaaagggggagaagaaggggaaaaaaggttgAAGAAAAAGGGGTAAAATAAAAACGGGGGGGAAGAAACAAcaggggggaaataaaaaaaggggagggggaggaaaaaaagccacctgcccttccctgcctgccctcccaTGCCCTGATGGCTGTGCAGAAGGctgtggctgggcactgggacaggatcCCAGCAGCGGCAGAGCCTGGTGGGGGGGCAGAGGTGCATCTTCCCCggctcagcacagggagctTGGGAAAATGCCAGAGGGAGAGGGCCGAGGTCACCAAGAGCCCTGGGAATGTCGGCAGCCGGGGCTGGGCCAGCTCAAGGAGTGTTCAACCAGAAACATCAAGTTAACACATTTTTCCAGCATGACCGGATGAGGCTGCAGACAGGCGGCCAAGCCCTGCTTCCAAGAGAActccaggacagagcagcaTCTGTGCTGGACAACTGCCCAGTTTGCCTCCTGCTGTTCTGCTGGCCTTGGGACTCTGTTCTGGACACTGGTGTGGGCAGAGGGATCAGTCCCTGACCAGGGCTGGGTACCCGGACCCTTGTGTATTCTTCTGTCCgagcccctggcagtgctgctctgctgcctgggctggtgGCTGAGGACAAGGTCACACAAGAGGCTGTTGCCATCCTGTTAGCAGAGAGCCCAGGAGTCGGTATGCACCTCCCATGGAGCCAAGGGACACCCCCAGGCTGAGGAAGTACAGGAGAGGGTTTCTGTCTCCCAGGACCAGTCTCTGCCCCACCATGAGACCCCAATCTTTGCTCAGACTCCAAAGTGGGaatgtcccagcccagccactaGAGGCTCATGAAGCCTCAGGAGAGAGATGTGACTCTTCACTTATATCCTCATCTAcatcctccccaaacccccacccaGGGGTCACAGCACTTCCCATGGCAAGACATTGTGCTCAGCCAGTGCTATATGAcagtccttccttccttccttccttccttccttccgccacttccttccttccgccacttccttccttcctcccttccgccacttccttccttccgccacttccttccttccttctgccccttccttccttccgccccttccttccttcccctagaccccacagcagctgtttAGGGGTctcagtggggctggagcacctctgccaAGCACCCCACTCCCATCACTCACCCAGGGGGAAGGTGATCTGGTCACAcatgcccagcagctgcccaaaGCACACCTTCTTGTCCGAGGGATGGATCCCCAGCTCCATCATCCTGCAAAATGAGCCTCAGCTTAGGGGCAGAGCAGACTCAGCAGAGCTCACCAGGGCACTGTGTCCCACCAGAAGCCTGGGGATCATCTCCACATAGGACAGTGTGGCACTGACCATGTCCCAGATGGATGCTGGGATGTAGAGCGTGAGGGATTTGTTTTTACAACAGCCTCTGGGTTGGTGATGGGACCAATTCTGCGGGCACTGGGGCCACAGTGCTGTACCtcagctccaagccccatctaAAGCCCTGAGTACCACTTGGGAGCCAGGTTTCCCCCACGTGAGCTCATGGGGGTCCTGACAAACCACAGCACATCTCCCTGCCCCCCACATTCCTCAAGCCTCTTGTCCCCGCCTCACCACgctgcctgcccagcacccaCCTGCGCAGGGTGAACTTCACGGTGTCCTCATTGTGGGATGCTACCATCACGCTGGCTTTCTGGCTTTGCTTGATCTCCTCCAGGATATAGTCCAGGCACCTGTGAGGCAAGACGAGCCTCTGGTGAGGCCTCTTTCCACCGGGGCAACAGGCAGCAGtgtggctggggctgtcccctaCCTGTGGTACATCTCGTTGGTCTTCTCATAGGTTGGGTTGATGGGATACTCGTAGCCCATCTGAGCcgccctctctctctcctgctccatgTAGGCGCCACGCACCAGCTTGGTGCTGAAGTGCCAGCCCTCCCGGCGCGACAGCTCCACGTCCCCTGTCACATTGTTGTAAGCCTCCTGTGACCAAGAGGAAGAGATGACACAAGGTCATtactccagtgccacccctgactgcctctgcagctgtgccactgcacTGCCACGGCTTCAGGAAATGAGATCTCCATCCATGTGCTGGAGCAGCGCCCCGGGACACGCCGGCCTCACCCTCAGGTAGCACTGGTAGGTGTTGTAGATGAGGGGCTGGCTCCTGTTGAAGTGGCGCTGCATCTCCACCGTCAGGCGGCTGATGGCTGGCTGGAAGTAGCTCTGCTCTGCGTCTACCATCAGCCTCACGCCCTTCTCCATGGCTCTCTGAGGGGTGAAGGACACGCAGGCTGGGTTCATAGGGCCGCCTGCTCCATGTGTCCCCCTTTGTGACTCCTCCAGCCTCAAGGCCCCCTCACCCTTGCAAGGACATCCATGCGTTGCAGCACCCTCTtcatctgcagctcttcctcctcaccGAAGCGTAACAGCAGAGGCTCCAGCTGCCCAGTCTGAAATGAGAACAGATATGTGGCACCCTGcctgcacccagctctgcccatggGGGACAAAAACACCCCTGGAGGGAACCCATCCCCAGGACTGCTGCCCCACCCCagtcccccagcccccaccagCCAGCAGGGCGTGACAGGatgcccaccctgccagcctggtGGTTGCACGCTGTGGTCACAGCATGGCTGAGCTTTGCAGCCACCACCACCTACAGAAAGAGTATGAGAcccttgccctgctcccacaAAGCCTCTGTGGGACCACTCTGGGGGTAGCAAAGGTGGGTACTTACCTTCCTATTGGGGACGAGCAGAGGCCTGGAGAGCTTGGTGCGGCTGTCAAACAGGCTGTTCCAGTCCAGCAGGTccacagtgctgggagcagagagccAGGTCCTTGCTGGTGTCTTGCAAAGGCAGGGGGCTCTCTATCAGCTCCCAACCCCCACCAGCAGGAAGGACACATGACATGTGCCACCCTGTCCTGTCTTGTCACCTCCACCCAAACTTCCCCTATG
Coding sequences within:
- the PRODH gene encoding proline dehydrogenase 1, mitochondrial isoform X2 translates to MLGQTLFERLMKMTFYGQFVAGEDQEAIKPLLRRNQAFGVGAVLDYSVEDDLGDGRSRTSAAEKEMGGAEKREKQYRAHQGFGDHHGGVTRAHAYFYADEAKCDQHMETFLHCIDASSGSSENGFSAIKLTALARPQFLVRFSEVLVKWRRFFHQMAAEEGQAGRAVLDTKLEVEKLQEALAKLGIASKTESQQWFTGENLGTSGTVDLLDWNSLFDSRTKLSRPLLVPNRKTGQLEPLLLRFGEEEELQMKRVLQRMDVLARRAMEKGVRLMVDAEQSYFQPAISRLTVEMQRHFNRSQPLIYNTYQCYLREAYNNVTGDVELSRREGWHFSTKLVRGAYMEQERERAAQMGYEYPINPTYEKTNEMYHRCLDYILEEIKQSQKASVMVASHNEDTVKFTLRRMMELGIHPSDKKVCFGQLLGMCDQITFPLGWQQPLV
- the PRODH gene encoding proline dehydrogenase 1, mitochondrial isoform X1, which translates into the protein MLGQTLFERLMKMTFYGQFVAGEDQEAIKPLLRRNQAFGVGAVLDYSVEDDLGDGRSRTSAAEKEMGGAEKREKQYRAHQGFGDHHGGVTRAHAYFYADEAKCDQHMETFLHCIDASSGSSENGFSAIKLTALARPQFLVRFSEVLVKWRRFFHQMAAEEGQAGRAVLDTKLEVEKLQEALAKLGIASKTESQQWFTGENLGTSGTVDLLDWNSLFDSRTKLSRPLLVPNRKTGQLEPLLLRFGEEEELQMKRVLQRMDVLARRAMEKGVRLMVDAEQSYFQPAISRLTVEMQRHFNRSQPLIYNTYQCYLREAYNNVTGDVELSRREGWHFSTKLVRGAYMEQERERAAQMGYEYPINPTYEKTNEMYHRCLDYILEEIKQSQKASVMVASHNEDTVKFTLRRMMELGIHPSDKKVCFGQLLGMCDQITFPLGQAGFPVYKYVPYGPLKEVLPYLSRRAQENRGFMQRAKRERDLLWKEVKRRLLTGNLFSP